The genomic region GTCTCGGTCTGTTTTTTTACGAGGTTAAACATTGATCTTTGCTGTCGGCTATGGATTGATAGAGATCTATTTAATAAGGAGAAAGCTCTATGTCGATTGAAGTTTGGCTCGCTTTTGTTGTCGCGTCTATTACCATGTTGGTCATTCCTGGACCAACTATTTTGGCTGTGATTGCGAATTCTGTAGCCCATGGTCGACGAGCGAATATCCCTTTGGTGGTTGGTGTGGCGCTGGGAGATTCCACCGCGTTATTAGCTTCTTTAGTTGGATTAGGGGCTTTGTTTTCTGTGTCGGCTTTTTGGTTTACTGTGGTGAAGGGGATTGGTGGCTTATATCTTTTGTATTTGGGGATTAAGTTACTTAGGTCTGGTACATCACCAATGAAGATTCCTTCATCTGATAAACTTACTTCAAAATGGCGCCTCTTTTTAAATACTTACATTGTGACGACTTTGAATCCAAAGGGTATTATCTTTTTCGTGGCCTTCTTGCCACAATTTGTTTCTCACCAAGGGAATACAACAGAACAACTTTTCATTTTAGCAGTGACTTTTGTGATGTTAGCGACCTTGTCAGCTTCTACCTATGCTTTTTTTGCGCTCAGAGCACGTACGCTGCTTTCTTCCGAAAAAGCTATGCGTGGCTTTAATCTAGCTGGTGGTTCTTTGATGTCGATAGCTGGAATTTGGGCGTTATTCGCTAAACGTACCGTGTCTTAATACAACAGAGGTGAACGATGACAAAGGAATGGCCGCTGGCCTTGCGACCCGCTCCACAAGACACGGTTTGGTGGTTGCCTCGCCATGAGGAAAAGTTGGCAGAAAAAAATGCCATGGAGAAAGTGGATTTGGTGTTTCTTGGGGATTCCATCACACAAGCTTGGGAGAAAGAAGGGGCCGATGTTTGGCAGGTATTTTACCAACCAAGATCCGCGCTGAATCTGGGTTTTAATGGCGATAAAACAGAAAACGTTTTGTGGCGACTTGCCCATGGTGAGGTAGATAATATTCAGCCTAGGTTATTGGTTTTATTAGTTGGAACCAATAACGCAGGTCATCGGATGGACAAAGCCGAAGACACGGCGTTAGGCATTAAGCAGATTCTGTCTGTGTTGGCGGAAAAGTTGCCGCAGACTAAATTGCTGCTCTTGGCAATTTTCCCTCGTAGTGCGAAGCCAACACAAAAACTCAGAATACTGAACAATGAAGTGAATCAAATTATTTGCAGTTATGCAGATGATGAAAGGGTGTTCTTTCGCGATATTAATCATGTTTTTCTGGATGAAGAAGGACGAATCACCAGTGATGTGATGAATGACTTTTTGCACCCGAATGCCTCGCAATATCAACTTTTTGCTGAGGCAATAGAGTCAACAATCGTTTCA from Marinomonas rhizomae harbors:
- a CDS encoding LysE family translocator, encoding MSIEVWLAFVVASITMLVIPGPTILAVIANSVAHGRRANIPLVVGVALGDSTALLASLVGLGALFSVSAFWFTVVKGIGGLYLLYLGIKLLRSGTSPMKIPSSDKLTSKWRLFLNTYIVTTLNPKGIIFFVAFLPQFVSHQGNTTEQLFILAVTFVMLATLSASTYAFFALRARTLLSSEKAMRGFNLAGGSLMSIAGIWALFAKRTVS
- a CDS encoding GDSL-type esterase/lipase family protein; translated protein: MTKEWPLALRPAPQDTVWWLPRHEEKLAEKNAMEKVDLVFLGDSITQAWEKEGADVWQVFYQPRSALNLGFNGDKTENVLWRLAHGEVDNIQPRLLVLLVGTNNAGHRMDKAEDTALGIKQILSVLAEKLPQTKLLLLAIFPRSAKPTQKLRILNNEVNQIICSYADDERVFFRDINHVFLDEEGRITSDVMNDFLHPNASQYQLFAEAIESTIVSLLAEG